A genomic segment from Coccinella septempunctata chromosome 3, icCocSept1.1, whole genome shotgun sequence encodes:
- the LOC123308982 gene encoding adenylate cyclase type 9, which translates to MRFDKRSSSVSFSKSDTQTIHEDHPSDVVDEEHQQLSLDPTLQTYLAEVSQRSGCWGRFIPIPFERASKKSWWDPSFDSDILERQYKKSSYRNWIFKFRVSSWYILLISSCWSIYFLVMGYQKESQNWIRICCIFGSIAVMSLVLITLLKFTKLHKHHLLKLSVAATSFVCAASLSLVFLIPITVDDTNSNLTSEISPVGQFSICIEILLLIYTLIPLKFYMCIIAAASYSILFETLTLVFESTSFDFHILIVRCMSHICIHLIGLHILIMTNVRFRNTFMKVGQSLLVRRQLESEKRLKENMIHSLMPPSVAAWLLDDDENFTKNGMEQRNSDPATNDLGRIFRPFNMNRVEKVSILFADIVGFTKMSSNKSAEELVEILNNLFQRFDHLCEYHNCEKISTLGDCYYCVSGCPEPRPDHARCCVEMGLSMIQAIRQFDEEKKEGVNMRVGIHTGTVLCGIVGTKRFKFDVWSNDVTLANRMESTGKPGMVHISETTLEYLDGAYLTEEGEPVHGLKTYFILGKMGDKTPSYSGSFRAEGRQRYCNSLRLFVSPPMSSPTLSPQSRPRVLSYDTTSNFLKQASYNPNMLSPDVCKIKASSLPSILDSENEQETEMKEMAGEQIKTPTSTASAEKYSTPKAKSWRLSKFLRKSDQLRKDNSELSDGVAPADSCSSTATQSGYKQVPTIIETTNGTPILNGRSKDSWLDVVFDATNPYVADQKDSIDVKSYISQSRSDMGQYDLAPNELTNFVRGGSYRSQYSRSPRESLDLLQRAGSNRSRRGRSPNLDIVPTERSRSATVAAPSSNFKRLSTKFALDVPSRLTSVANLDDHQYANSRKDSGIKSNSRRSSIQQIDVSCGDILQQRVSGYYTSSQSSVNSPQISTVIMRTSPFFDKFGTSIQHLRKQSDRQLIKCVQENFKYKSSYFIKPPLSKLTLFFNDEQMEQDYRANVHSLNDQNESIVTLANPRFNTYFDISVSFFVLFITAITLFILHGFTELWLIMFLIFIVIQFCGFLFCLTDVVNTMERVCSCLSRFYRWNMFGGVLVSLPVITVMTNFCTKVILPSSSDYLYSFLLLVGLVHFCNFTQLNCWMKNFLATVCGGVFISLFLTESCPTPSLQNMIKQSINPIVQHCHYLYKFEIVMDLFLILFLVWLLNRQFEITYRLSFHTGYIANRDKIHVQSLKNQADYLIYNIVPEHVAEQLKKNAKYSENFNNVGIIFASIVNFNEMYDESYLGGKEFLRVLNELIGDFDELLDRPEFQSIEKIKTIGSTFMAASGLNSEWRREQADPNEHLFALMDFALELQKVVEDFNRDLLEFNLIIRIGYNFGDVTAAVIGNTKLYYDIWGDAVNIASRMDTTGVNGHIQIGENCLSVLEQRYDFKPRGSIFVKGKDNMNVYLLERKKSHAEIYQ; encoded by the exons gGTGTCGTCCTGGTACATCCTCCTGATATCGTCATGTTGGTCTATATACTTCTTGGTTATGGGATACCAGAAGGAATCACAAAACTGGATACGTATTTGTTGCATATTCGGCAGTATCGCCGTCATGTCCTTAGTCCTAATAACGTTACTCAAATTTACAAAGTTGCACAAGCATCACCTACTCAAACTGTCGGTGGCGGCAACATCTTTTGTGTGCGCCGCCAGCCTGTCGTTAGTCTTTCTGATTCCCATAACGGTTGACGACACTAATTCGAATCTGACTTCGGAAATCAGTCCAGTCGGGCAATTTTCGATTTGTATAGAGATTTTGTTACTGATTTATACCCTGATACCGCTGAAGTTTTACATGTGCATCATCGCGGCCGCGTCGTACTCGATACTCTTCGAGACCTTAACCCTCGTTTTCGAGAGTACCTCGTTCGATTTCCACATTTTGATAGTCAGATGTATGTCGCACATCTGTATACATCTGATAGGGTTACATATTTTGATCATGACGAACGTCCGGTTCAGGAACACGTTCATGAAGGTCGGCCAGAGCCTGCTGGTCAGGAGACAGCTCGAATCGGAGAAGCGTCTGAAGGAGAACATGATCCATTCCCTGATGCCGCCGAGCGTGGCCGCCTGGCTGCTCGACGACGACGAGAATTTCACCAAGAACGGCATGGAGCAGAGGAACTCCGACCCGGCGACCAACGACCTGGGCAGGATCTTCCGCCCGTTCAACATGAACCGCGTGGAGAAGGTGAGCATACTGTTCGCCGACATCGTGGGCTTCACCAAGATGTCGAGCAACAAGAGCGCCGAAGAACTGGTGGAGATACTGAACAACCTGTTCCAAAGATTCGACCATCTGTGCGAGTACCACAACTGCGAGAAGATCTCGACGTTGGGCGATTGTTACTATTGCGTGTCCGGTTGTCCGGAGCCGAGGCCCGACCACGCCAGGTGTTGCGTGGAGATGGGCCTCAGCATGATACAGGCCATAAGGCAGTTCGACGAGGAGAAGAAGGAGGGGGTGAACATGAGGGTGGGCATACATACGGGGACGGTGTTGTGCGGCATTGTCGGCACTAAGAGGTTCAAGTTCGACGTGTGGAGCAACGACGTGACGTTGGCCAATAGGATGGAGTCGACGGGGAAGCCCGGTATGGTTCACATCTCAGAGACCACCCTGGAATACTTGGACGGCGCCTATTTGACTGAGGAGGGAGAGCCTGTGCATG GCTTGAAAACCTACTTCATCCTTGGCAAAATGGGCGATAAAACGCCGTCCTACTCTGGTAGTTTCAGGGCCGAGGGCCGTCAGAGATACTGCAATTCGCTTCGCCTCTTCGTCTCGCCGCCGATGTCATCGCCGACCCTATCTCCGCAGAGCAGACCGCGCGTCTTATCCTACGATACGACGTCGAACTTTCTGAAGCAGGCGTCGTACAACCCCAACATGTTATCGCCCGATGTGTGTAAAATAAAAGCGAGCAGTCTTCCCAGCATCTTGGACTCCGAGAACGAACAAGAGACGGAAATGAAGGAAATGGCCGGGGAACAGATCAAGACCCCAACGTCGACGGCCAGCGCTGAGAAGTATTCGACGCCGAAGGCTAAATCGTGGCGCTTGTCGAAGTTCCTGAGGAAATCCGATCAGCTGAGAAAGGATAATAGCGAGCTGTCTGATGGGGTGGCACCTGCTGACAGTTGTTCAAGTACAGCTACGCAATCAG GTTACAAACAAGTTCCTACAATCATCGAGACCACGAACGGAACGCCCATCTTGAACGGTAGGAGCAAAGACTCCTGGTTAGACGTCGTATTCGACGCCACCAATCCGTACGTGGCGGACCAGAAAGATTCCATCGACGTCAAATCGTACATTAGTCAATCGAGAAGCGACATGGGACAATACGACCTGGCGCCCAACGAACTGACGAACTTCGTGAGGGGCGGAAGTTACAGGTCTCAGTACAGCAGGTCGCCCAGAGAATCGCTGGATTTACTGCAGAGGGCTGGGAGTAACAGGTCGAGACGTGGGAGGTCACCAAACTTGGACATTGTTCCTACGGAGAG GTCTAGGAGTGCTACGGTAGCAGCTCCATCGTCGAATTTCAAAAGGCTTTCCACGAAATTCGCGCTAGATGTTCCATCTAGACTCACGAGCGTTGCGAATTTGGATGATCATCAATATGCCAATAGCAGAAAGGACTCGGGAATAAAAAGTAACAGTAGGAGGAGTAGTATACAGCAA ATCGATGTGTCATGTGGTGACATCCTTCAGCAAAGGGTGTCGGGCTACTACACCTCCAGCCAGAGTAGCGTCAACTCGCCACAAATTTCCACCGTGATTATGCGCACGAGTCCATTTTTCGACAAGTTTGGGACTTCTATTCAGCACTTACGTAAACAATCGGACCGCCAGTTGATCAAATGCGTACAAGAAAACTTCAAATACAAAAGTTCCTATTTTATCAAACCCCCCTTATCGAAACTAACACTCTTCTTCAACGATGAACAAATGGAGCAGGATTATAGAGCGAACGTTCATTCATTGAACGATCAGAATGAATCGATCGTGACATTGGCGAATCCAAGATTCAATACTTATTTCGACATTAGCGTTTCTTTCTTTGTACTCTTTATTACTGCTATAACTTTATTTATACTCCACGGTTTCACAGAATTGTGGTTGATAATGTTCCTTATATTTATTGTAATACAATTTTGTGGTTTTCTTTTTTGCCTGACAGACGTTGTGAATACAATGGAAAGAGTATGTTCTTGTTTGTCTCGATTTTACAGGTGGAACATGTTCGGCGGGGTGTTGGTAAGTTTGCCGGTTATCACGGTCATGACCAACTTCTGTACCAAAGTTATTCTACCCTCATCCTCGGACTATCTTTACAGCTTCTTGTTGCTGGTTGGGCTAGTCCATTTCTGCAATTTCACACAACTGAATTgctggatgaaaaattttctagCGACCGTTTGCGGGGGAGTTttcatttctctatttttaacgGAATCGTGCCCAACCCCCTCGTTGCAGAATATGATAAAACAATCAATAAACCCAATCGTACAACATTGCCATTATTTGTACAAATTCGAAATAGTAATGGATCTCTTTCTCATCCTCTTCTTAGTTTGGCTGTTGAACAGGCAATTCGAAATAACTTACCGTCTGAGTTTTCACACAGGTTATATAGCGAATCGCGACAAAATCCATGTACAAAGTTTGAAAAATCAGGCGGACTATCTCATCTACAACATCGTCCCCGAACACGTGGCCGAACAACTCAAAAAAAACGCCAAATATTCGGAGAATTTCAATAACGTCGGTATAATTTTCGCCAGTATCGTCAATTTCAACGAGATGTACGACGAGAGTTATTTGGGAGGCAAAGAATTTCTCAGGGTCCTGAACGAACTTATTGGCGATTTCGACGAACTGTTAGACAGGCCGGAATTCCAGTcgatagaaaaaataaaaacgataGGTAGCACTTTCATGGCCGCCAGCGGACTGAACTCTGAATGGCGCAGGGAACAGGCCGATCCGAACGAACACTTGTTCGCACTTATGGATTTCGCCCTGGAACTTCAGAAGGTTGTCGAGGATTTCAACAGGGATCTGTTGgagttcaatttgataattcgtATAGGTTATAATTTTGGGGATGTTACTGCCGCGGTTATCGGAAATACGAAACTGTATTACGATATTTGGGGCGACGCGGTGAACATCGCTTCTCGCATGGACACCACGGGCGTCAATGGTCACATTCAGATAGGAGAAAATTGTCTTTCTGTCTTGGAACAGAGATACGATTTTAAACCTAGAGGATCGATTTTCGTGAAGGGAAAAGACAATATGAATGTTTATCTTTTAGAACGTAAGAAAAGTCACGCCGAAATATACCaatga
- the LOC123309715 gene encoding zinc finger protein 502 — protein MESQTEQAELLETVVIAGEQQPQYLIHRIPENQQLITPELLQNHGGLVVDIGGGDFIPVNYSSEDLLSQDLTDEDRNLAAALVAVQLSQQQKQQQQIQDANALSQLDTNTTLGDKILEEQVIIDKSGGLNGGYLQIVGSDSIYVEKEVIPKFVPNSKDASQRYISDIPIESVSHEDEEELDKRESDGLEGDKNENRSSKKTLPHKKRITKKLKKSPASTKKIKCNLCEQLFASGDEFAQHELLCQTTITPITTNLFNCQLCNASLTDQLQFFEHLKAHYEPSATITNVPKNGIDANPAENEDEKPTDVKKDAPPEPTAKDSILSVLSLTCTVCNKTFRKQKTYEAHMKEVHEKYELNEFSEPEDLMEGIDVSVNSNHGSDNEDTDSKAWYKEEELQQTEEDLKEIDAEDHVCHICNQPFPLRAILLQHLISCRAITGNTKPTSPEIVKKKNKKNTKDKIPCTLCERTFTHRNSLMYHLHSHHTRVRPHQCETCGKRFFASSALKVHRRLHSGERPYHCSECGRNFRQWGDLKYHMTSLHSTEKQFQCEYCGKEFARKYSLVVHRRIHTGEKNYKCEFCEKTFRASSYLQNHRRIHTGEKPHECDICGKPFRVRSDMKRHQKSHTKKPNSKRIYKLENLEIPVETPKTKEEIDNGSNDTAELHINDPEPETEILYEDPLAPRDGMYTNGHQLFLVTYSGDVTKMDSTWIQTTT, from the exons atggaATCACAAACTGAACAGGCCGAGCTTTTGGAGACTGTTGTGATAGCTGGAGAACAACAACCTCAATATTTGATTCATAGGATACCTGAAAATCAGCAATTGATCACTCCAGAACTGTTGCAGAATCATGGGGGCCTTGTTGTGGATATCGGTGGAGGTGATTTCATCCCTGTTAACTATTCATCAGAAGACCTTCTCTCACAAGATTTAACTGATGAAGACAGAAATTTGGCTGCTGCATTGGTTGCTGTGCAGCTCAGTCAACAACAAAAACAACAGCAACAAATTCAAGATGCCAACGCTCTGTCTCAATTAGATACTAATACAACATTAGGAGATAAAATTTTGGAAGAGCAGGTGATTATCGACAAAAGCGGTGGATTAAATGGTGGTTATTTGCAAATTGTTGGTTCTGACAgtatttatgttgaaaaagaagTTATACCAAAATTTGTTCCCAATAGTAAAGATGCATCACAAAGGTACATAAGTGATATACCTATAGAATCAGTATCCCATGAGGACGAAGAAGAGTTGGATAAACGAGAATCCGATGGATTGGAAGGAGATAA gAATGAGAACAGATCCTCTAAAAAAACTCTTCCTCATAAGAAAAGGATCactaaaaaactgaaaaagtcACCGGCATCCACCAAGAAAATCAAATGTAACTTATGTGAACAGCTCTTTGCATCTGGTGATGAATTTGCCCAACATGAATTACTCTGCCAGACTACCATTACACCTATCACTACAAATCTTTTCAACTGTCAGCTGTGCAATGCCTCTCTCACTGATCAGTTGCAGTTCTTCGAACATCTGAAAGCTCACTATGAACCCTCCGCAACGATTACAAATGTTCCCAAGAACGGCATTGATGCTAATCCTGCggaaaatgaagatgaaaaG ccAACTGATGTTAAAAAAGATGCTCCTCCTGAACCTACTGCCAAAGATAGTATTTTATCAGTACTTAGCCTCACTTGCACAGTATGCAATAAAACATTCCGGAAACAGAAGACTTATGAAGCTCACATGAAGGAAGTGCATGAGAAATATGAACTCAATGAATTCAGTGAACCGGAGGATCTAATGGAAGGTATAGACGTGTCCGTTAATTCTAATCACGGTTCAGATAATGAAGACACTGATTCTAAAGCATG GTATAAGGAAGAGGAATTGCAACAAACTGAGGAGGATCTCAAAGAAATAGATGCGGAAGACCATGTTTGCCATATATGCAACCAACCTTTTCCCTTACGAGCTATACTACTACAACATTTAATATCGTGTCGTGCTATAACCGGCAATACAA AGCCTACGTCCCCAGAAATtgtgaagaaaaaaaacaaaaagaatacGAAAGATAAAATTCCTTGCACTCTTTGCGAGCGTACCTTCACCCACAGAAACTCTCTGATGTATCACTTGCATAGTCATCATACTAGAGTGAGACCTCACCAATGTGAAACTTGTGGAAAGCGATTTTTCGCTTCTAGTGCACTGAAAGTACACCGGAGATTACATTCAG GAGAGAGACCTTACCACTGTTCAGAATGTGGTAGGAACTTTAGACAGTGGGGTGATTTGAAATATCACATGACTTCTCTCCACTCGACTGAGAAACAATTTCAGTGTGAATACTGCGGCAAAGAGTTTGCCAGGAAATATTCTCTAGTTGTACATAGGAGAATACACACAGGGGAAAAAAATTACAAGTGTGAATTCTGCGAAAAAACTTTCAGAGCTTCTTCGTACCTCCAAAATCATAGAAGAATTCATACTG GTGAAAAGCCTCATGAATGTGATATATGCGGTAAACCATTTAGAGTGAGATCGGATATGAAAAGACATCAAAAGTCTCATACAAAGAAACCTAACAGTAAAAGAATATACAAGCTTGAGAACTTGGAAATTCCAGTCGAAACCCCAAAAACCAAGGAGGAGATCGACAATGGGTCCAATGATACCGCTGAGCTTCACATTAACGATCCAGAACCAGAAACCGAAATTTTATATGAAGATCCTCTGGCCCCTAGGGATGGAAT GTATACCAACGGACATCAACTTTTTTTGGTAACATATTCCGGAGATGTAACAAAAATGGATTCTACTTGGATCCAGACTACAACATAA
- the LOC123309716 gene encoding 39S ribosomal protein L53, mitochondrial → MSIHFSGSFSRSAGLISAITKQLKSVNLKPVKKIQIKFDPFHPNAKTAREFLYHISTPKVIETNLNCLIKPIVVCDRSEPEIQIDLLDSGSIKFLANNLNVLEILQHINKHISSKVEPEQVSDTPVAKLVSKKQRRK, encoded by the exons ATGTCCATTCACTTCAGTGGAAGTTTCTCTAGATCAGCTGGTCTAATAAGCGCAATAACAAAACAACTCAAGTCAGTGAATCTGAAGCCTGTTAAAAAGATCCAAATAAAATTCGATCCATTTCATCCAAATGCCAAAACGGCTAG AGAATTCCTCTATCATATATCCACACCAAAAGTTATTGAAACCAATTTAAATTGTTTAATCAAACCTATTGTTGTTTGCGACAGAAGCGAGCCAGAAATACAAATAGACCTACTGGATTCTGG gAGTATAAAATTCTTGGCGAATAATTTGAACGTTCTGGAGATTTTACAGCACATAAACAAGCATATTAGTTCGAAAGTGGAACCAGAACAAGTCTCAGACACACCTGTCGCAAAACTAGTATCAAAGAAACAAAGAAGGAAGTAA
- the LOC123309717 gene encoding uncharacterized protein LOC123309717, translating into MGLRSNKGDYVIKVIEHIYEQFPSFTDVFTEETFYVTVVAVVISTFVVVFILSRYITLKEVEI; encoded by the coding sequence ATGGGTCTAAGATCTAATAAGGGGGATTATGTCATAAAAGTTATTGAACACATTTATGAACAATTTCCTTCATTTACAGATGTGTTTACTGAGGAAACTTTTTACGTTACAGTTGTAGCAGTGGTTATAAGTACTTTTGTTGTAGTTTTCATTCTTTCTAGATATATTACGTTGAAGGAAGTGGAGATTTGA